The Scomber japonicus isolate fScoJap1 chromosome 8, fScoJap1.pri, whole genome shotgun sequence genome has a segment encoding these proteins:
- the LOC128363266 gene encoding gastrotropin-like, which translates to MAFTGKYELESQENYEEFLEAIGLLNAKTDHKVVTEVLQDGNNFTWTQTIPNWAWSNKFTIGQECELATMMGSKFKTAVTLENGKISIKFPQYLFTAEIIEDKLVMICVTSGDKGVTFKRVNKRI; encoded by the exons ATGGCTTTCACTGGGAAATATGAGCTGGAGAGTCAAGAGAACTACGAGGAGTTTCTGGAAGCAATTG GGCTTCTCAATGCCAAGACAGACCACAAAGTGGTAACAGAGGTGCTTCAGGATGGGAACAACTTCACCTGGACACAAACAATCCCAAACTGGGCCTGGTCCAATAAGTTCACCATTGGGCAGGAATGTGAGCTGGCAACAATGATGGGCTCCAAATTCAAG ACTGCTGTCACTTTGGAAAATGGCAAGATTTCAATAAAGTTTCCTCAGTACCTCTTCACAGCAGAGATCATTGAAGATAAGCTTGTAATG ATTTGCGTAACTTCCGGAGATAAGGGTGTGACTTTCAAAAGAGTTAACAAGAGGATCTAA